The following proteins are encoded in a genomic region of Methanobrevibacter oralis:
- a CDS encoding GtrA family protein — MSLKKELILYLIFGILTTIVNIVVYLIFAKFLNIDYIISNIFAWFFSVLFAYVTNRIWVFERKTNNIIKEATLFYGGRVFSGVLDTGLMYLFIDILFINDFISKIIIQVIVVIVNYVFSKFIVFK; from the coding sequence ATGAGTTTAAAAAAAGAGTTAATACTTTATTTAATATTCGGCATTTTAACTACAATTGTTAATATTGTAGTTTATTTAATTTTTGCCAAGTTTTTAAATATTGATTATATAATATCTAATATTTTCGCATGGTTTTTTTCTGTTTTATTTGCTTATGTAACTAATAGAATTTGGGTTTTTGAGCGGAAAACCAATAATATAATTAAAGAAGCAACTTTATTTTATGGAGGTCGGGTTTTTTCAGGAGTTTTAGATACCGGACTCATGTATCTATTTATTGATATATTGTTTATTAATGATTTTATATCTAAAATTATAATACAGGTTATTGTTGTCATTGTTAATTATGTTTTTAGCAAATTCATTGTTTTTAAATAA